From a region of the Kaistia sp. 32K genome:
- a CDS encoding ABC transporter ATP-binding protein — MTLLSVTDISTGYGPSIVNRNVSLTLDAREVITILGPNGAGKSTLLRTIVGLVKPRGGSVIVDGENLTGKAPDVLAKRGVVLVPEGRRIFADMTVEENLRLGAYARRDTETIEQDVLTMEAFFPILAVKRQQKGGSLSGGQQQMLAIARGLMARPRILLLDEPSLGLSPLLVKEIQAIILDIGARFGAAVLLVEQNAGLALSVATRGYLMQNGRIVTSGPISELKDMTLMRELYLGGMAEQAS, encoded by the coding sequence GTGACGCTACTCTCGGTCACCGACATCAGTACAGGCTACGGCCCGTCCATCGTCAACCGCAACGTTTCGCTGACGCTCGACGCCCGCGAGGTCATCACCATCCTCGGCCCGAACGGCGCCGGCAAGTCGACGCTGCTGCGCACCATCGTCGGCCTGGTCAAGCCGCGCGGCGGCAGCGTCATCGTCGACGGCGAGAACCTGACCGGGAAGGCGCCCGACGTGCTCGCCAAGCGCGGCGTCGTCCTCGTGCCTGAGGGTCGACGCATCTTCGCAGACATGACGGTTGAAGAGAATCTCCGACTCGGCGCCTATGCGCGCCGCGACACGGAGACGATCGAGCAGGACGTGCTGACGATGGAAGCATTCTTCCCGATCCTCGCCGTCAAGCGCCAGCAGAAGGGCGGCTCGCTGAGCGGCGGGCAGCAGCAGATGCTGGCGATCGCGCGCGGTCTGATGGCGCGCCCCCGCATCCTGCTGCTCGACGAGCCGTCGCTCGGCCTGTCGCCGCTGCTGGTGAAGGAGATCCAGGCGATCATCCTCGATATCGGCGCGCGCTTCGGCGCGGCCGTGCTGCTCGTCGAGCAGAATGCCGGCCTGGCCTTGTCCGTCGCCACGCGCGGCTATCTGATGCAGAATGGCCGGATCGTGACCTCAGGGCCGATCTCGGAGCTCAAGGACATGACGCTGATGCGCGAGCTCTATCTCGGCGGAATGGCGGAACAGGCGTCATGA
- the larB gene encoding nickel pincer cofactor biosynthesis protein LarB: MSASEVIFDHGRAERIGLDEAVFCEGKSAAQIATILDEVSARGTSLLLTRLDADKFHQLPPEHGAALDFCALSRTAYFGPLRPVRVEGRIVIVAAGTSDAAVAREAARTLRHAGIDASMVVDVGVAGIWRLMARIDEIRRFPIVIAVAGMDAAIASVLGGLVQGTVICVPTSVGYGAAESGRTALNAMLSSCAPGLLTCNIDSGYGAACAAIRILNSFA, from the coding sequence ATGAGCGCAAGCGAAGTGATCTTCGATCACGGCCGTGCCGAACGCATCGGCCTCGACGAGGCGGTGTTCTGCGAAGGCAAGAGCGCCGCGCAGATCGCCACCATCCTCGACGAGGTGTCGGCACGCGGCACAAGCCTGCTGCTCACGCGGCTCGATGCTGACAAGTTCCATCAGCTGCCGCCCGAGCACGGCGCCGCGCTCGACTTCTGCGCTCTCTCCCGGACGGCCTATTTCGGGCCCCTGCGGCCGGTGCGCGTCGAGGGAAGGATCGTGATCGTGGCGGCCGGCACATCGGATGCGGCGGTCGCGCGCGAGGCGGCGCGCACGCTGCGCCATGCCGGCATCGACGCGTCGATGGTGGTCGATGTCGGCGTCGCCGGCATCTGGCGGCTCATGGCGCGCATCGACGAGATCCGGCGCTTTCCCATTGTCATCGCGGTCGCCGGAATGGACGCGGCGATCGCGAGCGTGCTCGGCGGCCTGGTGCAGGGCACGGTCATCTGCGTTCCGACATCGGTCGGCTATGGCGCGGCGGAGAGCGGACGGACCGCCCTCAACGCCATGCTGTCAAGCTGCGCGCCGGGTCTTCTCACCTGCAACATCGACAGCGGATACGGCGCCGCTTGCGCGGCGATCCGTATCCTGAACAGCTTCGCCTGA
- a CDS encoding FadR/GntR family transcriptional regulator, with protein sequence MTNKDDVVFGAIRQVPNLRSELADTLIAQIEAGVLKPGQRLPTEQAIVQATGVSRTIVREALATLRAKGLIATRQGLGAFVSTHPTPRSFTIPPDQLESIDEIQRVLELRMGIECEAASLAAMRRTPEDIETIQGSLDALDRAIDEGGYGAQEDYAFHRSILVATHNPYYSRLFDTFGSSMVPRQWARLDRMTATERKRHAARMRREHHAIFAAIRDGNETAARRAIRAHLARSAARFEEMREQLSTP encoded by the coding sequence ATGACGAATAAGGACGACGTCGTTTTCGGCGCCATCCGGCAGGTTCCCAATCTGCGGAGCGAACTCGCCGACACGCTGATCGCCCAGATCGAAGCCGGCGTCCTGAAGCCGGGCCAGCGTCTGCCGACCGAACAGGCGATCGTGCAGGCGACGGGCGTGAGCCGCACCATCGTTCGCGAGGCGCTGGCGACGCTGCGCGCCAAGGGGCTCATCGCCACGCGCCAGGGCCTCGGCGCCTTTGTTTCCACCCATCCGACGCCGCGCAGTTTCACCATCCCGCCGGACCAGCTCGAATCGATCGACGAGATCCAACGGGTGCTCGAGCTCCGGATGGGGATTGAGTGCGAGGCGGCGAGCCTCGCTGCCATGCGCCGCACGCCGGAGGATATCGAGACCATCCAGGGCAGCCTCGATGCGCTGGATCGGGCGATCGACGAGGGTGGCTACGGCGCGCAGGAGGATTACGCCTTCCACCGCTCCATTCTGGTCGCGACCCACAACCCCTATTACAGCCGGCTGTTTGATACGTTCGGCAGCAGCATGGTTCCACGGCAGTGGGCGCGGCTCGACCGCATGACGGCTACGGAGCGCAAGCGCCATGCGGCGCGGATGCGTCGCGAGCATCATGCCATCTTCGCGGCCATCCGCGACGGCAACGAAACGGCGGCGCGCCGGGCGATCCGGGCGCATCTCGCGAGGAGCGCGGCCCGCTTCGAGGAAATGCGCGAGCAGCTGTCGACGCCCTGA
- a CDS encoding adenine nucleotide alpha hydrolase: MSQASLEAVLSSLGPVTLAVSGGVDSMTLAVAAHRLLGADATDMVHAVSPAVQPESTERVRLWAGREGWNLRTVDSGEFGDSNYLENPVNRCFFCKGHLYGAIAALSRRQVLSGANLDDLGDYRPGLDAARAAGVRHPYVEAGIDKAGVRRLARRLGLGDLAELPSSPCLSSRVETSIAIEPMTLAAIHAVEKLVGATLAPETVRCRVRHAGIVVELDPPSLAALREGDALTAAIASLLPAGLAGKPVRFEAYRMGSAFVGRRA, translated from the coding sequence ATGAGCCAGGCAAGCCTGGAAGCGGTGCTGTCGTCGCTGGGGCCGGTCACGCTCGCCGTCAGCGGCGGCGTCGATTCCATGACGCTCGCGGTCGCAGCCCATCGCCTGCTCGGCGCAGACGCGACCGACATGGTGCATGCCGTCTCGCCGGCGGTGCAGCCGGAGTCGACCGAGCGTGTGAGGCTCTGGGCCGGGCGCGAGGGCTGGAATCTCAGGACGGTGGACAGCGGCGAATTCGGCGACAGCAACTATCTCGAAAACCCGGTGAACCGCTGCTTCTTCTGCAAGGGCCACCTCTATGGCGCCATCGCCGCTTTGTCCCGACGCCAGGTCCTCTCGGGCGCCAATCTCGACGATCTCGGCGACTACCGGCCCGGGCTCGACGCCGCGCGGGCGGCCGGCGTGCGCCATCCCTATGTCGAAGCCGGCATCGACAAGGCCGGCGTGCGCAGGCTGGCGCGCCGGCTCGGCCTCGGCGATCTCGCCGAACTGCCGTCGTCGCCCTGCCTTTCCAGCCGGGTGGAGACGTCGATCGCGATCGAGCCGATGACGCTCGCCGCCATCCACGCGGTCGAGAAGCTGGTCGGCGCCACGCTCGCGCCTGAAACCGTCCGTTGCCGTGTGCGCCATGCCGGTATCGTCGTCGAACTCGACCCGCCGTCGCTCGCCGCCCTCCGTGAAGGCGACGCGCTGACCGCCGCGATCGCCTCGCTGCTGCCGGCCGGACTCGCCGGCAAGCCCGTCAGGTTCGAGGCCTATCGCATGGGCAGCGCCTTTGTAGGACGCCGCGCATGA
- a CDS encoding ABC transporter ATP-binding protein, with amino-acid sequence MTAILEIKGLRKQFGGVTALSGVDLSIEEGEILGVVGPNGSGKTTLFNLVTGVYKPTAGTVLWRGRDITGVTAHEVSTAGIAHTFQQAMAFAGLPVIENVRIACEHARKSSQPYPWTTPEALLEFVGLSALASERAGILPFGSLRLLGIALALATRPSLILLDEPAAGLNDRETQTLVGLVKQFPEHGISVCVIDHDMKLMRMLCRRLVVLDFGSKIADGPIDAVLNDPKVLEVYLGGVL; translated from the coding sequence ATGACCGCCATTCTGGAGATTAAGGGCCTCAGGAAGCAGTTTGGCGGCGTCACGGCGCTGTCCGGTGTCGATCTTTCGATCGAGGAGGGCGAGATCCTCGGCGTTGTCGGTCCGAACGGCTCCGGCAAGACCACGCTCTTCAACCTCGTCACCGGCGTCTACAAGCCGACCGCCGGCACCGTGCTCTGGCGGGGCCGCGACATCACCGGCGTCACCGCGCATGAGGTGTCGACGGCCGGTATCGCCCACACCTTCCAGCAGGCGATGGCCTTCGCCGGCCTGCCGGTCATCGAGAACGTCCGCATCGCGTGCGAACATGCGCGCAAGTCGTCGCAGCCCTATCCCTGGACCACGCCGGAAGCGCTGCTCGAATTCGTCGGCCTTTCGGCCCTCGCGTCCGAACGGGCCGGCATCCTGCCCTTTGGCAGCCTGCGCCTGCTGGGCATCGCGCTCGCCCTGGCGACGCGGCCCTCGCTGATCCTGCTCGACGAGCCGGCCGCCGGCCTGAACGACCGGGAGACGCAGACGCTGGTCGGCCTGGTGAAGCAGTTCCCAGAGCATGGCATCAGCGTCTGCGTCATCGACCACGACATGAAGCTGATGCGGATGCTGTGCCGTCGCCTGGTCGTGCTCGACTTCGGCTCCAAGATCGCCGACGGCCCGATCGACGCGGTGCTGAACGACCCGAAAGTGCTCGAAGTCTATCTCGGAGGCGTGCTGTGA
- the larA gene encoding nickel-dependent lactate racemase, whose protein sequence is MNDGSIAISYGRGHLSVRLPPDAVATLVRKGQLPKLADPAAALEAAFAAPVAAPPLAELAAGRRSACILICDITRPVPNRLFLRPMVETMVAAGIPLEAITVLVATGLHRPNLGDELAELVGDPWVLAHVRIVNHDARDDDAHVNFGHTATRNTPVRIDRLFAEADLRIATGLVEPHFMAGWSGGRKVIAPGVAHHETIRTFHSARFMEDPLAVQCNLLGNPLHEEQLEIVRMLGEVYALNTVLDEERDLVCITFGEIIASHQAAVDFVEAATTIPFDRKFSTVVTSSAGYPLDKTYYQTIKGMVTPLDILKPGGTLIIASECSEGFGSPEFRAAQARLVELGPERFLATLTAKSLAEIDEWQTEMQLKPMRLGKVALYSTGLAGYDRRLTGVAMVDDIETAIAESIALSGDSEIAIIPEGPYVVPRFAP, encoded by the coding sequence ATGAACGACGGCTCCATCGCGATATCCTACGGGCGCGGACATCTTTCCGTGAGGCTGCCGCCCGATGCGGTGGCAACTTTGGTGCGCAAGGGGCAGCTGCCGAAGCTCGCCGACCCCGCGGCGGCGCTGGAGGCGGCATTCGCGGCGCCGGTGGCAGCACCGCCGCTCGCCGAGCTTGCCGCCGGACGGCGGAGCGCCTGCATCCTCATCTGCGACATCACGCGGCCCGTGCCCAACCGCCTGTTCCTGCGACCGATGGTCGAGACCATGGTCGCGGCCGGCATTCCGCTCGAGGCGATTACCGTGCTCGTGGCGACGGGGCTGCACCGGCCGAACCTCGGCGACGAGCTTGCAGAGCTGGTCGGCGATCCCTGGGTGCTCGCGCATGTGCGCATCGTCAATCACGACGCCCGCGACGACGACGCCCATGTCAATTTCGGCCATACGGCGACGCGCAACACGCCGGTCAGGATCGACCGGCTGTTCGCCGAGGCGGATCTCAGGATCGCCACCGGACTGGTCGAGCCTCATTTCATGGCGGGATGGTCGGGTGGCCGCAAGGTGATCGCGCCGGGCGTCGCCCATCACGAGACGATCAGGACCTTCCATTCCGCCCGCTTCATGGAGGATCCGCTCGCCGTCCAGTGCAACCTTCTCGGCAACCCGCTGCATGAGGAGCAGCTCGAGATCGTGCGCATGCTGGGCGAGGTCTATGCCCTGAACACCGTGCTCGACGAGGAGCGCGATCTCGTCTGCATCACTTTCGGCGAGATCATCGCGAGCCATCAGGCAGCGGTCGATTTCGTCGAGGCGGCGACGACCATCCCGTTCGACCGGAAATTCTCGACCGTCGTGACATCGTCGGCCGGCTATCCGCTCGACAAGACCTACTACCAGACCATCAAGGGCATGGTGACGCCGCTCGACATTCTGAAGCCCGGCGGCACGCTAATCATCGCCTCGGAATGCTCGGAGGGCTTCGGCTCGCCCGAGTTCCGCGCGGCCCAGGCACGGCTGGTCGAGCTTGGCCCCGAGCGCTTTCTCGCTACGCTCACCGCCAAGTCGCTCGCCGAGATCGACGAATGGCAGACCGAGATGCAGCTGAAGCCGATGCGGCTCGGCAAGGTCGCCCTCTATTCGACAGGTCTTGCCGGCTACGACCGCCGGCTGACCGGCGTCGCCATGGTCGATGACATCGAAACGGCAATCGCCGAGAGCATTGCACTGTCGGGGGATAGCGAGATCGCGATCATCCCGGAGGGGCCTTATGTCGTTCCCCGCTTTGCTCCCTGA
- a CDS encoding LarC family nickel insertion protein gives MLHLHLDPLGGMAGDMFVAALLDLRPDLEPGLQAALARCPLIETVTCSLVAHDDGILTGRRFLVARPGAPSVGCHEPPDGHGHHHDHGTHGDNDHSHSHSHGDHDHVDWRRIRAAIAASALDAETRTHALGIFTLLAEAEARVHGRSVEDVRFHEVGAWDSIADIVAAAWLVAQLAPAVWTVGAIPIGGGRVRSAHGLLPVPAPATALLLEGFAMIDDGIGGERVTPTGAAILAYLCRGGRAADGARILRSSAHGFGTRQLPGISNCLRVLAYEATAGGAAASDRVAVLECEIDDQTGEDLALAVANLRSIAGVLDIVQAPVFGKKGRMMTALRILATPAARDAVIAATFDETTTLGIRHAIVERATLRRGEVAIDHAGRSYRAKIAERPSGRTAKIEADDIAATAGAATRSRLRAELDAALRAEGEEP, from the coding sequence ATGCTGCATCTTCATCTCGACCCGCTCGGCGGCATGGCCGGCGACATGTTCGTCGCCGCATTGCTCGATCTGAGGCCGGATCTCGAGCCCGGCTTGCAGGCGGCGCTCGCGCGCTGCCCGCTGATCGAGACGGTCACCTGCAGCCTCGTCGCGCATGACGACGGAATTCTGACCGGCCGCCGCTTCCTGGTCGCGAGGCCCGGCGCGCCCTCTGTCGGTTGTCACGAGCCGCCCGACGGTCATGGTCATCACCATGACCATGGGACACATGGCGACAACGACCACAGCCATAGCCATAGCCATGGCGACCACGATCATGTCGATTGGCGGCGCATTCGCGCGGCGATCGCCGCCTCCGCGCTCGACGCGGAGACGCGGACGCATGCGCTCGGCATCTTCACGCTCCTCGCCGAAGCCGAGGCGCGCGTCCATGGCCGGTCCGTCGAGGACGTCCGATTCCACGAGGTCGGCGCATGGGATTCGATCGCCGACATCGTCGCGGCCGCCTGGCTCGTGGCGCAGCTCGCACCGGCAGTCTGGACGGTCGGGGCGATTCCGATCGGCGGCGGCCGGGTTCGCTCGGCGCATGGCCTGCTGCCCGTGCCGGCCCCCGCGACCGCGCTTCTGCTCGAGGGCTTCGCCATGATCGACGACGGCATCGGCGGCGAGCGGGTGACGCCGACGGGCGCCGCCATCCTCGCCTATCTCTGTCGCGGCGGCCGGGCCGCGGATGGAGCGCGTATTCTCCGCTCGTCGGCGCACGGGTTCGGCACGCGGCAACTCCCCGGCATCAGCAACTGCCTGCGCGTGCTCGCCTACGAGGCGACCGCCGGCGGCGCAGCGGCGTCCGATCGGGTCGCCGTGCTCGAATGCGAGATCGACGACCAGACCGGCGAGGATCTCGCCCTGGCCGTCGCCAATCTGCGCAGCATCGCAGGCGTGCTCGACATCGTCCAGGCGCCGGTTTTCGGCAAGAAGGGCCGCATGATGACAGCTTTGCGCATCCTCGCCACGCCAGCCGCCCGCGACGCGGTCATCGCCGCGACCTTCGATGAGACGACGACGCTCGGCATCCGGCATGCCATCGTCGAGCGCGCCACGCTCCGCCGCGGCGAGGTCGCGATCGACCATGCCGGACGAAGTTATCGCGCCAAGATCGCCGAGCGGCCTTCCGGCCGGACGGCCAAGATCGAAGCCGACGACATCGCCGCCACGGCGGGCGCGGCCACGCGCTCGCGATTGCGGGCGGAACTCGATGCGGCACTGCGGGCGGAAGGAGAGGAACCATGA
- a CDS encoding branched-chain amino acid ABC transporter permease, with product MKNNSSPLLSLLPVLLVIGLLALLPALGLTNRTLSLAISAGINIVALYGLAVLFGQTGILSMGHAALVGIGAYVAAILARDAGIGFWVALPLGSVLAAVAAAVVGIPSLRVSGHHFVIMTFAFGQLLSIVLTNGGDFTGAATGLDLQLPVTLFGHRVDDLLPYYLIVVAFVAVSAVASWAIIHSSYGRTLRAIRENEKLAASLGINVGRHKIGAFMVSGLFAGVSGVLLAYFYRHISPGQFAAFPSIYLALMVMIGGARLLLGPLAGGILVSFLPEMLNLDPVESRIVYGVCLIAVILLLPNGLIAGVLQGLQTVSRKLSGVPAGRASTEARNPSRAGQ from the coding sequence ATGAAAAACAATTCCTCGCCTCTCCTTTCGCTCTTGCCAGTCCTGCTCGTGATCGGGCTGCTGGCGCTCCTCCCGGCTCTCGGACTGACGAACCGCACGCTGTCGCTCGCCATCTCGGCCGGGATCAACATCGTCGCGCTCTATGGTCTCGCGGTGCTGTTCGGGCAGACCGGCATCCTGTCGATGGGCCATGCCGCGCTGGTCGGGATCGGCGCCTATGTGGCGGCGATCCTGGCCCGCGACGCCGGCATCGGCTTCTGGGTCGCGCTGCCGCTCGGCAGCGTCCTCGCAGCAGTGGCGGCCGCTGTCGTCGGCATCCCGTCGCTGCGTGTCAGCGGGCACCACTTCGTGATCATGACCTTCGCCTTCGGCCAGCTGCTCAGCATCGTCCTCACCAATGGCGGCGACTTCACGGGCGCCGCGACCGGGCTCGACCTGCAGCTGCCGGTCACGCTGTTCGGCCATCGCGTCGACGATCTCCTGCCCTATTACCTCATCGTCGTCGCCTTCGTGGCGGTGAGCGCGGTCGCGAGCTGGGCGATCATCCATTCCTCCTATGGCCGGACGCTGCGCGCCATCCGCGAAAACGAGAAGCTCGCGGCCTCGCTCGGCATCAATGTCGGACGCCACAAGATCGGCGCCTTCATGGTCAGCGGCCTGTTCGCCGGGGTGTCGGGCGTTCTGCTCGCCTATTTCTACCGGCATATCTCGCCGGGGCAGTTCGCGGCCTTCCCGAGCATCTATCTGGCGCTGATGGTGATGATCGGCGGCGCTCGCCTGCTGCTTGGCCCGCTCGCCGGCGGCATCCTCGTCTCCTTCCTGCCGGAGATGCTCAATCTCGATCCGGTCGAGTCGCGCATCGTCTATGGCGTGTGCCTGATCGCGGTGATCCTGCTCTTGCCGAACGGCCTCATCGCCGGGGTGCTGCAGGGCCTTCAGACCGTCTCCAGGAAGCTTTCGGGCGTGCCGGCCGGACGCGCCTCCACCGAGGCCCGCAACCCGTCGAGGGCTGGACAATGA